Genomic segment of Arachis hypogaea cultivar Tifrunner chromosome 16, arahy.Tifrunner.gnm2.J5K5, whole genome shotgun sequence:
attacactgaccaatgccatcaaatttaagaggaacatgcccttgtggtggccaatgtgaattacaacaaccgtccaccctacccttctcaaggtcaaaacaattaccatcaaggtggtaatcaacatcaagggtggagggataatgcgcAAGGAagtaatcaaaaccaaagatggaacaactctccttctcatcacaacaacaaccaatcttcatcccaataccaccacaacaacaccaactaccaagccaaccaaaaccaaaacaactacaccaagtaccaagcaccacaccatagacaacaaaaccaaaaccaaactcctccatcttccaacaatcaagttgaagAGCTTAGAGCTACTATGGAAAAATGagatgagagcaacaaggctcaatttgatgccttgagtacccaattggctaacctcaccaacttgctttcaaagatgaacatgtcaaACCAACCACCAAACCCCAATAACAACACTaaccaaccctcaagttcttctaaccttccatcccaaccccaaccaaatccAAGAGGCGgcctcaacgccatcactctacggttgGGGACTACATTAGAagagatacctccaagggtcatgggagaaattcatgaggaagaggtagttgttgaagctccacatgaagaagaggtggtagacaaaaggcatgaggaagaaggagtaaatcTCAagaaacccaagaggaaagccatAGTGGATGAGTCCGTTCCTATTCTatttccttccatggtgaagaaggcaaagaaaacaccggagtttgatttgaacatgcttcaagtgttcaaaaaggttgaggtaaccataccactccttgatgctattcaacaaattccaaagtatgcaaaatttttgaaagacttgtgtacacacaaggataggataggagaattggagacattatccttgggtagttcaattttttccttgatggaacctattccaagaaaatgtggtgaccctggaccgtgcttagtgtcttgttgtattggcggATACAcctttcatgattgtatgtgtgacttcggagcctgtgttagcatcatgccgttTTCTATTTATGTgcagttgaatttagctccattgaagaagtcggcggtgaggtttgccttagccgataaaagtgtgatcacagtgatggggatagcagaagatgtactcgtggcaattaaggatttggttttttcggttgacttttacatccttgaaatgcctccagcagaaaatagaagctcatcctcctgacaaaccccatttgtagggtttatcttgtattgatttttgggaattttatcaccttttacccacatttattcaatgaaatagcatggttttataacttctcctttaattgtgcttgaatgtgaaaacatgctttttaggactcaaaatagctaaatttaattcaccttgattctattagatgccttgatatgtttgttaagtgatttaaggtttaggaggcaaagattggattaagggaatgaagaaagaaagcatgaaaagttggagaactcatgaagaaatgaaagaaccggaaagctgtcaagccgacctctttgcacttaaacaaccataacttgagctacagaggtccaaatgatgcggttccagttgggttagaaagctaacattcggggcttcgaaacgatataagatttgccatagttgctacacgtatggtggcacgcacgcgcatagtacgcgcacgcaccgttgctgccacctggttcacttaaagcaaaacgtggccagcgattttagaagccttgtgggcccaatcctaCTCATTTCTGAtattatttaagccaaggattgaagatgaATCAATATACTTTtaaccaattagtttagttttagcttagtttagtagttagagttagtttctagagagagaagctctcacttctctctagaattaggattaggtttagttcaataatcttagatctagattttaattcatgctttcatctccttctacctctcaattccttgttgttacattcattcttcttccattcttttgttgtaatttcctttatgttgttcttatgttttgttgtagacctactattgttcattccattttctttcaattcaataagaggtaattcatgtagatcttgtttcctttaattgttgttgttaattctttacatttgattgtagttaaaattaattcttgttgttgatttactatgtttttcttttgtgccttccaagtgtttgatgaaatgcttggttggattttagagtagagttttatgttcttggcttggaaaggtaacttaggaactcttgagttactaatgtccaagtaattgatgattgggattcattgactctagttctcactaattgaattagtggagagttaggacttatggactaggattgatatagctcatttgactttcctttactactagttagaggatgatgtaatgagattaatccttgccaattctcatattgtggttagtgattaggatagagatctttgaccaccaacccttgccaagacctttttagccattagtttactttcttaccatttaccatttaattttcttgcttcttatttgattttatttttattttctcttgctatcatgaattctcactttggctatgagtgtgattacaactatgttgtaggtaatgggggctacaatgaagatgtgtatcaagaatgggataaccaaaggtgggaagagccacatgcacatgatcaatcttcatggcaacaacctccaccaatacactatgaagaagagccattctttgatgcatatcaatctaatggctatggtgaactcccttgtgactttcaagaaccaccaccatatgcctatgagccataccctcaacataaccctcaaccatactcaaaagccacttttcaccaaccaccttcatatgaccctcatCCATATCTACCATTACAACAAccgtatgagccatatgaaccacatatagagccaccaccatctcAACATTACTACttccaagagccaccccctccatgttattaccaagatgaaccaccccaattgtatgaaaattttcaaccacaaatgtatggaaattttcaaccacaagatgaataccactttccaccacaacctcccatggaagaatattcatgtccatcaatccaagagccatatgatcctaatcatattatccaagaggaacaagagtcaagggatcgtctcaaggaagcattggatcaatttcaagcaaccatggagtgtgttgtgcaacaagtggaaagagtggaaaacatagaaccaccacaactctaccaagaagaaccaccttcctactatgaaccctctcccCAATTtaatgaacccttccacccaccccaatctctaatgaatgaaacccttggtgttcttgttcaagggcaagaagagatgaaaagggatgtgcaaaatatCATGGccaccttggatgcggtaacaaatcaattagcctcccaatgcttgaacactcaaggaacttccatggctacatgtggagaatcaaatgaagaacatagcatgaaggagagattggtggagaacgagggaagttgctttgtattggaacaattggaggaagctatgattattgaagaaagggaagaattggttaaagacttaggagatgcggagcctccatgggaatctagaattgaagaaaacccctccaagatgattgaaattgatgctaggaaggaaagtgcacaccttccaagacatattccatatgaagatttggatgggatagagcaagaagtgagttcccttggtgatgaagatcaagcatcaaaccttagtggtgaagaatcctttgagcatgaagaaccttctcccaacaagatggaaagtaatgtggaggtaaatttttcttatcctcccatttatgacttgagtaggagaaaaggtttatataaaattgttgaacaacgGATTATAattgagaaatcttgtgaagaggtggaagtccctagaaatagaagaacgggggttggttatgctttgtcaagatctttggaagcatctttgcctaggtggccatctactccttcacttgagtgggtaaaattcatctctattagctttattgtcccacttgagtatggcttgcttgaaacggatggtcaacttaggatcctttgtgggatgaagcgtaagcgaaagatgtttcgtggttggcgttgcaaatcaaggctcattatggttgatgcatcaaacatgagatataaaggttggagtagtgctcaattagatgggtctaggaggattgttggccactatatagagaattcatctcactcaccacccggttggactaataatgatgatcaacctcaagacgggtgtgaaaacaaagtgtgggatcccggattacaagaggatcaactttgggagccccaagcttgtgaagaactccatcaagacttggctcaatccacgAAGAATCtacttggggcacaatggagaaccaagcattggtgggagttccaagatgaatacaagcacaagccaccttgatgaggagctccccataagtccaacttaaggacaataaacaaaagtgctaggtgggagacaacccaccatggtaaaatcctttcattttctcttttgtatatattggtagaattagtttaatttcatgttttgtttagttagttgagtatgtttggtagtttaagtatgttaaataaggttttgtggtgttttggtagatgcttggaggtttggaatgcttggattggtgcaaaaacatagaaaaaaaaattttgaaaaacagagcaccatccacgcgtacgcgtacatggcgcgtatgcgcacttacagcattttcgaccatccacgcgcgcgcgccatgcgtgcgtacgcgcggattgagaagttccaacctccatacattttccagagagttgtgcctgcgccgcgccaacgttgtgcctctggcacaaaccccacttgcgcacacgcgcacatgacgcgtacgcgccactctcgaaataagccaacgacgcgcgcgcgccatgtgtgcgtacgcgcggatttctttctcccatccacttttcttttcttctcctctttccaattcttttcttctcctttcttcttcccttctcctacccctcatccaacacttccaaacaccatgaataaccatttattttagttagttaattagttagttggttagttaattagttagttttcgtttagctttcattttattttctctcttttcattatacgtgttggagtattgactttgtttactatacattgctatagCCCTtgttgcctaaatgctattttagcatgaatgtttttagataatctttgttggattctatgattgaggttatattttgttacttggttttgagttcttcatgcttaccttttgaaaaataccaagtgatgagaattgtcttcgagcttataactcttttgaattgcatgttgtagctagccatcatgtgatttggatccttttccctcgattaggcaacctcttgatggatgatgttgtgcatttacctcaatgcattgtatttcatgattatatccatccatatgtttgacttgaatgctttcatgcttctctaatgcttgtcttaccttacaagcttacttaaagcatctcaagcacactaggataagtgaagtgcatgcttcttttgtgacatagcttttatgctaatgtgtattctaaaccgcgcaatttagaattcacacacctaatatttcttaatgtcacactaattcactcacctcattctagtgatttacctcattccaacaatgtatgcttccttgcttttatatcttctcatcttatggtgttatatttttgtttttcataacgcatgcaccacaagcaaccatggaggcggaagaaagaacacatagcaatccggagagtcgtcgtacccccttgctcatctttgagtgcaccgaggacggtgcaaacttttaagtgtggggaggtcgtccgaccgattggcaatcttgggtgacaaatttctaactccaatacttttgcatttcattctaggattttaggatttttacttgcattttcttatttttgcatatgcatacacaataagcttagtcaaaataatgagattttttcaagatttctatctatagggcatgtcaattgatttgagtgaaaacttttcatagaacttgcttgaattatatatattgtggatcatgttttgagctaagaacacaagcttgtgagacttgagcctaatgatgtggttacatcttataaccacttatttttccttcttgtgtgcattattctctttctatgattgtaatctttaatttgtttgattctttatgtccattattttgtgtattcatgcatttatgtgagtgaggccatcattttattagctcacttacccaaatagccttaccttttatcttcctttgttagccaaatttgagcctacgattaacccactttgttcttaatttagcacattacaagccttaaagcggaaaacaataaaagtcccttaatttggatctttaattagcttaggctagtgtgtgtgagtatcattcaagtgtgggaaccttgggacattgggtgaataaaagggtattttgtattgttattgaaaatattgggaattgggtacatactcatgtattgatcaaatgtaaaaccttatgcattgatgctcttgtatatagaaagaaaaaaaaatgagaaaaacaaaagaaaaagaaaagaaaaataatatggaaaagaaaaaaaaatagaaaaaaaaagaagaaaaaaataataaaaaggggacaaaatgccccaaggcaaggtccaataaaatcaatgcataagtgttgtgaaatgaaaagaaaatgcatgagtatgtgaaaaagtgaagaatgggtagctagattagaacttaattgtataggatgacataggttaggtgggaagtttaagcttatcaaagattcaaatttcaagctcacttgaccaaatatgcatcctaccttgaccctagccccattacaaccaatgaaaagacctcatgatacttgtatgcatgcatgaaataaatgttgattgttagaagaaaaacaaatcttggaaagcatgaaatagaggagaattgagtgaatcaaccctaaacacttgagcgaatagagtgcaaacacatccggtgagggtttgatgctcaattacatgttttcacctatgatcatcattcttcatgcaagtttgtaaaaatatttaataactcaattcaattgtggattagacttgctagtccttagcccttgtgcatatatgtttcttgggaattgatttattttgaccaagcacttgcattcatttagatagttgcatataggtagattgcatttagttagtttccattgaataaatgttgataccctttgtttctttcttggcttaagcatgaggacatgcttggtttaagtgtggggaggttgacaaaccccatttgtagggtttatcttgtattgatttttggggattttatcaccttttacccacatttattcaatgaaatagcatggttttataacttctcctttaattgtgcttgaatgtgaaaacatgctttttaggactcaaaatagctaaatttaattcaccttgattctattagatgccttgatatgtttgttaagtgatttaaggtttaggaggcaaatattggatcaagggaatgaagaaagaaagcatgaaaagttggagaactcatgaagaaatgaaagaaccggaaagctgtcaagccgacctctttgcacttaaacgatcataacttgagctacagaggtccaaatgatgcggttccagttgggttagaaagctaacatccggggcttcgaaacgatataagatttgccatagttgctacacgtatggtggcgcgcacgcgcatagtacgcgcatgcgccgttgctgccacctggttcacttaaagcaaaacgtggccagcgattttagaagccttgtgggcccaatccaactcatttctgatgttatttaagccaaggattgaagaggaatcaatatacttttaaccaattagtttagttttagcttagtttagtagttagagttagtttctagagagagaagctctcacttctctctagaattaggattaggtttagttcaataatcttagatctagattttaattcatgctttcatctccttctacctctcaattccttgttgttacattcattcttcttccattcttttgttgtaatttcctttatgttgttcttatgttttgttgtagacctactattgttcattccattttctttcaattcaataagaggtaattcatgtagatcttgtttcctttaattgttgttgttaattctttacatttgattgtagttagaattaattcttgttgttgatttactatgtttttcttttgtgccttccaagtgtttgatgaaatgcttggttggattttagagtagagttttatgttcttggcttggaaaggtaacttaggaactcttgagttactaatgtccaagtaattgatgattgggattcattgactctagttctcactaattgaattagtggagagttaggacttatggactaggattgatatagctcatttgactttcctttactactagttagaggatgatgtaatgagattaatccttgccaattctcatattgtggttagtgattaggatagagatctttgaccaccaacccttgccaagacctttttagccattagtttactttcttaccatttatctttcatgcttcatatcaaaaccccaaatataactcacaaccgataacaagacacttcattacaattcctagggagaacgacccgaggtttgaatacttcggtttataaattttaggggtttgttttagtgacaaacaactttttgtatgataggattagtgattggtttagaaactatacttgcaacgagaattcatttgtgaaattctataccatcaaaaatccattcgtcacctCCGTCCTACTTGGTAGGCCCTTTctcaaaacctccaaattcaagttagatgccttcaccggtgtatattcctttggggttggggacaagactatcaagttcaatttagagaaagccatgaaacatcctcccgaagaacattccatgctccgatgtgatgtaattgacgaagtggtagcggaagtgcaagaagaagaccatgacaagttgtgctaccccattgttgaggagacggatgaccaagaagatgaacatgaggaagttgtcaagaatgaatcccatgagcttgatgaaaa
This window contains:
- the LOC112754259 gene encoding uncharacterized protein, whose amino-acid sequence is MNMSNQPPNPNNNTNQPSSSSNLPSQPQPNPRGGLNAITLRLGTTLEEIPPRVMGEIHEEEVVVEAPHEEEVVDKRHEEEGVNLKKPKRKAIVDESVPILFPSMVKKAKKTPEFDLNMLQVFKKVELNLAPLKKSAVRFALADKSVITVMGIAEDVLVAIKDLVFSVDFYILEMPPAENRSSSS